The window TTTTTTAATAAGTATAAATGAAGTTCCCCAAATTAGCGATAAAACGATAAGATATACCCATTTTTTATTATCTCGAAACATACCTCTTTTTTTTAGTAGTACAAATGTGCTACTTTTTAACACAATTAACAGCAAATAATTATTAGATTTGCAAACAGTTGAATAATAAAAACTTATACGATGAAACAAATAAAAAAAATAGCTGCAATAGCTGTAATTACCTTAGCAGCATTTAGTTGTAAAAACGAAACTAAAGCAGAAGTGGTTACTGTAGAGACTGCTGTAGAAACAGCTAAAGCGGAATTAGATCCAAATGCAACGTATGCAAAAGCAGAATTCACTATTGAAGGTATGACTTGTGCAATTGGGTGTGCAAGAACTATTGAAAAGAAACTAGCTAAAATGGAAGGTGTGAAATCTGCAAAAGTAGATTACGACAAAAAATTAGCTATGGTTGAATATGACAATGCTAAAGTTACTACTACTTCTTTAGAAGAAACAGTAACTAAAGTTGGAGACACCTATACGGTTAAAGAAATGAAAACGGTAGAGTCTTTTTCAGGAAAAAAAGCTTGCGATACAGATTGTAAAAAGGCATGTTGTGCAAACAAAACAGATGCAGAAAAGAAAGCTTGCTCTAAAGACTGCAAGAAAGCGTGTTGTGCAGGTAAGGCTAAAGCTTAATCGATCAAACAACGTATTATAGAAAAAGCTTCTCTATGAGAAGCTTTTTTTATTTCCAAGTAATTGTTTCCATGATATGTTTAATATCCTTTTTTAAATAGCTTGCCGCTGGAAGTATAGAATCGAAATTAGGTTTTGCATAAAAATACAAAGAGCCTGTTAAAAAATGATCCGTACTATCTGTTACATAAAATTGCGATTGTGATGCTGCGTTTCCTCCTACCTCATAAAACATTCCGTACACTTTGTTTTTAGGGTTTTCAAACAAATCACTAAAAATTTCATCTGCTTTTTGTGTATGTTCCTGTGTGAAATTTTGTGCATCACGCAAATAAGAAATTAATTTCTCCTCGCTTTTATTTATAGATTTATACGTTAAGTAAATCGTTCCTTTTAAAGCTGGATACTCTAAATCTATACCATAACTATCGTCTCCACCTAACTTTCTTGTTTTCACATTGGTTGCTAATGCATTTTTTTCGAAAGAAAAAGGCATCTTTAAATTCGTTTCGCTATAATTAGCTTCTGGATATTCTAAACGTAGTTTTGCTTCTGGTTTTGGAGTAGCATCCTTTCCACAGGAAAAACAAATAATGACTATTAGTAAAACTAAAAACTGTTTCATGTGTTTATTATCTATTGTTCTTTATTGATGACATTGGACATCCACTCAATCCTTCCTCTTAAGTATTAAGAATGAGTTATGGATGTTTCATAAATATTATTAATATAGGTTCGCGATATATTCCTATTAAAAAAAGAGACTTGTAAATTGTCGTTTTTTTAGTTATCAAGGAAGGGTTACTTTAACTCTTGTAATTCTTTTTTTATCTAATGCTTCAATTGTAAAAATGTAATCTTCAAAAAGTATTTTACTATTTACTTTTGGGAAACTTCTAGATATTTCTAAAACAAAGCCAGCAACAGTTTCCGCTTCACCTTTATTATTTTCGAAAAAAACATATTCATCTAATCTAATAACTTTATAAAAATCTTTCAACGCTGTTTTGCCTTCAAAAACATAGTTTTTATCATCCAATTTAGAGTAAACTAATCCTTCATCATCAAACTCATCACTAATATCTCCAACAATTTCTTCAATAATATCTTCTAAAGAAATAAGCCCAGAGGTTCCTCCATATTCATCTACAACCACAGCTAAATGCACTTTCTTTTCTTGAAATTCGGCCATTAAATCATCTAGCTTTTTATTTTCTGGCACAAAGAATGGCTCACGCAATAAGGTTTTCCAATCTAATTGTTTTCTATCTATAAAAGGCAACAGATCTTTGACATATAAAACGCCAATAACAGTATCTATATTATCTTGATATACAGGAATTCTAGAATAGCCATTTTTAATGATTTCCGGAATAACATCTGCATATTTTTGCTCCACATTTAATGCAAAAATATCTATTCTTGGTCGCATTACCTGCTTGGTATCTGTATTTCCAAAAGAGACAATACCTTGCAGTATTTTTTGTTCTTCTTTGGTGGTATCTTCATCGCTTGCTAGTTCTAAAGCTTGGGAAAGCTGATCCACACTTAAATTCGATTTTTGCTTAGCAAACTTATTGTTTATTGCTATTGTTACGCTTCGCATTGGCAAACTTATTGGCGAAAAAACGACATCTAAAAAACGTATTGGATACGCCATAAATGTAGCAAACTTTAATTTATTTCTAATGGCATACACTTTGGGTAAGATTTCACCGAATAACAATATTAAAAAGGTAACTAAAACAACTTCTAAAACAAACTTTACAGCCGAGGAGTTTATACTTTCAAATATAAAGTTACCCAAATAAGCAAACAGAATTACGATTGCAATATTTATAAAATTATTCGCTACAAGTATAGTTGCTAATAGTTTCTTTGGTTTTTCTAATAAATAGGAAATGATCTTAATTGGCTTCAGGTTTTGTTCTAAACCTTCTTCTATATCTGAATCTGTTAAGGAAAAAAAAGCTACTTCTGCTCCAGAGATTAACGCAGAACAAAGCAATAGTACAAATAAGAGCACAAAACCACTTACAATTGAAAAATCAATGGCTAAATTTATTAATAAAAAACTCGTGGGTTCAGGGTCCAAGGATTATAATTTTAGTTAAACGTTAAAAGGGAAGATCATCATTACCTTCTTCTACCTTTGGCTGGTTAGCACTTGGTTGTGCTACTTGTGGCTTTTGTTGTTGTTGTTGTGGCTGACCACTATTTGCCACGCCACTTTCATTTTTTGTAGTTAAAAAAGTAAAGTCGGTACATTGTATTTCAGTAGAAAAACGGTCGTTACCACTTTCGTCTTGCCATTTTCTAGTTTTAATTCTACCTTCTATATATACTTTATCTCCTTTGCTTAAATATTTTTCGCAAATTTCGGCACCTTTATTACGCACCACTACATTATGCCATTCTGTGTTAGTAACACGTTCATTGGTTTGCTTATTGGTATAGGTTTCATTTGTAGCAATAGGAAAACGACCAACGCAACCTCCACCTTCAAAATAATGCATTTTTACTTCATCTCCTAAATGCCCAATTAGCATTACTTTATTTAATGTACCTGACATAATATCTAATTTTTAGTATTAACCAATTCCTCTTCCCTTTTAAAACAAAAATCAAGAGAAATTTGAGCTACAAAATTACGCTTTTGCAATTGATAAACTTAAAATTAATAAAAAAATATGAAACTTCCATAACATGTTAAAGATACCTAAAGGAATGATTAATATGGAAGCACCATGTGACCAATAAAAAACAAATAATAAAGACACTTGATATACTCTAAACCTTTAAAAATTAAAAATTTCTATAAAGTTAGAAAGCAATACTGGAACAGGAAATTCTTTTATTTTACTTATAGAAACTCCTTTACTGGCAAGTGCATCTATTTCTATAATCCAAAATTTAGTATGTAAATGCTGATGCGATAATTTATGAATAATTGCTTCTTCATTATATAAAGACAAATTATAGGAAGAACCATTGATTACATCGTGCTTTTTTAATTGCAAAGACATTGCACTAAAATCCATTACCTCATTACTCTCTATTAAAGGAAACTGATATAGGTTTTGCCAAATACCTTTTCCTTCTCTTTTTTCTAAAATGGTTTTGCCATCTTCTGAAACGAGTACTAAAAAATTAAAATGTTTCTTTTTAGGCTTTAAGCTCTTTTTCTTAACAGGCAACTCGGTAATTAGGTTCTTTTGTAAAGCCATACAACTATTTTGTAACGGACAAATAGTACAATCGGGATTTTTAGGTTTGCATTGTCTTGCGCCAAACTCCATAATAGCCTGGTTAAACTCTGCAGGATCTTCTTTATCTATCAGTTTTTGCGCTAAAGCTTTAAACTCTTTTTGCCCTTGAGAACTATTAATAGGAGTAGCAATTCCGAAATATCTAGAAAACGCTCTATATACATTTCCATCAACAACAGCACAAACCTCATTAAAGCATATAGAAGCAATTGCACTAGCGGTATAATCGCCAACTCCTTTTAGTTTTAATAAATCTTTATAATTATTAGGAAACGCACCATCGAGTTCTTCTACAATATGTTTTGCCGTTGCATGCAAGTTTCTAGCTCTAGAATAATACCCCAAACCTTGCCATAATTTCAAAATATCGCTCTCATTTGCACTAGCAAGGTCAAAAATTGTTGGAAAATTAGTAACAAAAGCTTCATAATAAGGTAATCCTTGCTCTACTTTTGTTTGTTGTAAAATGATTTCAGACAACCATATAAAGTATGGATTGGTAGTTCTTCGCCATGGTAAATCCCTCTTATTTACTGAATACCAATCTGTTAAAGTTTTGTTTATAGTCATTTATTATATATAGTATCTGCAAAAATAAACGTTTATTAGGTTAAATTTAAGTGAATTAGGTTTGAAATATTGAAATTTTAATTCCTATATTTGCATCCCTTAATAACTGATTACAATAATTAAAAATAATAGAGAATGACTAAGGCTGATTTAGTAGCAAAAATTTCTGAGAAATTAGGAATTGAAAAAGGAGATGTTCAAGCAACAGTTGAAACTTTTATGGAAGAAGTAAAAACTTCTTTAGAAGGTGGAGATAATGTATACCTAAGAGGATTTGGAAGCTTCATCATTAAGACAAGAGCTGAAAAAACTGGTAGAAATATTTCTAAGAATACAACTATAAAAATACCTGCTCATAATATTCCGGCATTTAAACCTGCTAAAGTATTTGTAGAAGGAGTGAAAACAAATGTAGACGTTAAGTAAGACGCTAAAATAATATTAATTTAAAAAAAATCAAACTTATGCCAAGTGGTAAAAAACGCAAAAGACACAAGGTTGCTACGCATAAGCGTAAAAAAAGAAGACGCGCTAATCGACACAAAAAGAAGAAATAGATTAAAAAAGTAGTTAATAGCTACTTTTTTAGTTTATAGCAAACGTTCTTTGAAATGAGTTCTATAAAAACACGTATTACCTTGCGTAGTTTGGACTCCACGGATTTAAAAAAATCCTGTGATTTCTAATCATAGTTAGATTTAGCATAGTTAATTTTAACTATGATTAGAATAAATAATGTATAATCCATCTGTATAATTTGGTTTTTAGCTATTGGTTTTTTGTTGTTGGTTGTTATTCTGAAAAGATTTTCAACTTCTAACTTATAAATCGTAACTATTAACTAAAGCGTATGGATAAAAATTAACAAAATGGATAAAGAATTGATCATTAGATCTAGTTCCAACCACGTTGATTTTGCCTTATTAAAAGATGGAAAACTTATTGAATTACAAAAAGATGAAGATAGTAACGATTTTTCTGTTGGTGATGTGTTTATTGCCAAAACAAGAAAAGCCGTTCCTGGTTTAAATGCTGCATTTGTTAATGTAGGTTATGAGAAAGATGCATTTCTGCATTATCATGATTTAGGACCAAAACTACCTTCCCTTTTAAAATTCACAAAAAGTGTAAGCACAGGTAAACTAAATGATTTTTCATTAAAGAATTTCCCATTTGAAAAAGATATTGACAAAAACGGAAGCATTGCTAACGTTATAAAGTCAAATCAATCGTTACTCGTACAAATTGTAAAAGAACCGATATCTACAAAAGGCCCTAGAATAAGCTCTGAGCTTTCTATTGCTGGTAGATATATTGTTTTAGTACCTTTTTCTGATCGTATTTCTATTTCTCAAAAAATAGAAAGTAAAGAAGAGAAAGAAAGACTAAAACGTTTGGTTAAAAGTATTACTCCAAAAGGTTTTGGTGTAATAATACGTACAGTAGCAGAAGGCAAAAAAGTAGCTGAACTAGACAAAGATTTACAAAATTTGATGGGTCGTTGGACCGCAATGTGTAAAAAGCTACATAAAGCAAAACATCCAAGTAAAGTATTAGGAGAGATGAATAAAGCTTCCTCTATTTTACGAGACATATTTAATGATTCCTTTACGGGCATTCATGTGGATGATGAAGCGCTTTACATGCAGATTAAAGATTATGTGCAATTAATTGCACCAAAAAAAGAATCGATAGTTAAATTGTATCAGTCAAACGTTCCAATATTTGAAAAATTTGGAGTAGAAAGACAAATTAAAACCTCTTTTGGAAAAACTGTTTCCATGGCAAAAGGAGCATATTTGGTAATAGAACATACCGAAGCGCTTCATGTTGTAGATGTAAATAGTGGAAATCGCTCTAATAAAGCAAATTCCCAAGAGGACACAGCACTTGAAGTTAATTTAATTGCAGCAACAGAAATGGCCAGACAATTGCGTTTACGTGATATGGGCGGAATTATTGTTGTTGATTTTATTGACCTAAATACTGCTGAACACAGAAAAAAGCTTTTCAATCATCTACGTGATGAAATGAAGGATGATAGAGCTAAACATAAAATATTACCTCCAAGCAAATTTGGATTGATACAAATAACCAGACAAAGAGTAAGACCAGAAATGAACATTAAAACCAGAGAGGATAATCCTGATGGTATAAATGGCGTTGAAGTTGAAGCTCCAATAAATATTGTTCCAAAGATCAAACATGATATGGAACAACTATTTAAAAAAGACTATACTAAGGTGACCTTAAACACACATCCTTTTATAGCAGCCTTTTTAACAAAAGGTTTTCCATCTATACGTTCAAAATGGTTTTTTGAACATAAAAAATGGGTGAAAATTTTACCAAGAGATGCTTACACGTATTTAGAATATCATTTTTTTGATAAAGATGATAAACAAATTAAATAATTAAAAAAGCCTTACTTTTTATAAAGTAAGGCTTTTTTGTTTTTATACCTTTTTATAAAATAATAAAAAGGACTACGATATATTTAAAATTAGGTCATAAAAAAACCACCTCTAGGGAGGTGGTTTTTAAGCTTATTTTAATACTATTGGTTGTTTGGTCCACCACTTACAATAATAAACTCACTACGTCTATTTAATTGGTGTTCTTCTTCTGTACAACCTGTACCACAATTAACTGCTGGTTCGCTTTCTCCTTTCCCTACTCCAGAAATTCGTGCAGCATCAATACCTTTAGATATTACATATTGCACTGTTGTTTGTGCTCTTCTGTTAGATAATCTTTCGTTATAAGAACTAGGACCTCTACTATCTGTATGCGATTTAGCATTAATAACCATGTCTGGGTATTTGTTCATTATTTGTACTAATTTATCCAACTCAAAAGCAGCTCTTGCTGTAATGTTAGATTTGTCAAAGTCAAAATAAATAGGATCTAACTCTACACGATCTGCAACAATTAGTTTTTCAATAGGATCTAAAGCTATAGCAACTGCTAATTCTTCTTCATCGGTACCTTTAATACTTAATCTATTACTTTCGTATTCATCCATAGTTACTTCTAACTCTGTCTCTGTATCACACTCTATAATAAATTCTGCACTACCTTCAGCGTTTGTAGGCTTAGAAGCTATTTTATTTCCTTTAGCATCATATAAAGTTGCCATCGCTCCAACTAAAATTTCTCCTGTTTTATTATCTGTTACCGTAGCAGTAATTTCTACATCACATAAAGGTTGTAATTTTTTAATTGCATAAATATCATCACTACCTTTTCCTCCTTCTCTGTTAGAAGAAATAAATCCTTCACCTGACTCTTCGTCAATACTAAAAGCAAAATCATCTGCATTACTATTTACAGGAAGTCCTACGTTACGTATTTTAGACATTTTACCATCTATTTCTTTGGTATAGAAAACATCTAAACCACCAAGACCTAAATGTCCATCTGAAGATAAGTACAAGGTTCCATTATCACTTATAAATGGAAACATTTCACGACCTTCTGTATTGATTTTTTGTCCAAGGTTTTTCGCTTCACCAAAACTACCATCACTATTAATAGTTGTTTTATAAATATCTCCTTGACCAAATCCTCCAGGCATATCTGAAGTAAAGTAAAGTGTTTTACCATCTGCACTTACAGAAGGATGATCTGTGTTATAGTTATTACTATTAAAAGGTAATGGTTGCACGTTAGACCAATCGCTTCCAGATTTAGTAGCTTTAAATAAATTTAATACACTAAATCTAGTGTTAGATAAAGAATCTTTTTGATATTGTTTTTCATAAAAACTCTCTCTAGAAAAATACATGGTATTTCCATCAGGACTAAAAGCAACAACACCTTCATGATATTTTGTATTAATATCATTACCTAATAAACTTTCATTTTGGTAGGTACCATCATCTTCCACAGTAAATTCATATAGATCTAGAAAAGGTTGTTCATTCCAACCATATTCTCTTCTTGCATTATTTCTTGCTGAAGTAATATACAGTTTTCCGTTTTTAAGCGTTCCTCCAAAATCAGAAACTTCTGAATTAATTTCTAAATTCTGTACATTGAATTTCTTTCCTTTTTCTAATATTTTAGGAAGATAATCTGGATTCTCATTAAAAGCGATTGCTCTAACATCTGCTGGTCTCATACTAGCAAATTTAGTCATCCATTGGTTTGATTTATCGTACTTACCATTTGCCTTAAGCATTTGTACGTAGTTAATCATTGTTTCTGGATCTTGAGAAGTTTCCAGTGCTTTTGCATACCATTTTTCAGCTTCAACCGTATTAAAAATATTGAAGTTTGATTCTGCCAATCGCTTGTAAACATACTCGTCTGCATTTCCTTTTTCCACTAATTTTTGATACGACTCAATTGCTTTATTGAAATCAAATCTAGAAAAGTGCTTATCTGCAGTACTAGTAGATTTATTTTGAGCAGTTAAACTTAAGCTACTCAATAATAGTAAAGTAATATATATTTTAATGTTTTTCATAATTCTTTAGCTTAAGGGATTAGAAGTAACGAGGTGAACGAGATACACGTTTTGGAAACGCAATGTCGAAATTAATAAATACCTCATGTGATGAACTAGTTGTATAGTTTAAATCAGATTGAATAGCATCATAAGCATATCCAATTCTTAAACGAGGTGTTACCATAAAGTTGATCATACCACTAAAAGAATCTTCTAAACGATATCCCACTCCTACCTCAACAATATCATACATAAATACATTTGCATTTACATCAAAACTAGTAGGAGCATCAAATGCTGTTTTTAGTAAAGCGTGTGGTTTTAATTTAAAGTTTTCAGATAAATTAAACACATAACCAGCTGCTGCAAATAAGTGTTGTGTTTCTGATCCTATATTTAAACCGTTAGCATCTAAATGAGTTGCATTTAAAATATTTGGCATAGAAGCAGAGATATAATATTTGTTTGGTTTGTAAAAATAAACTCCAGCTCCAATATTAGGTGTTACTTCATTGATATCTTGAAAAAGATCATCATCAGCATCTGTTAATACTAAATCACTTAAACCAATATCGTGAAATGTAGCTCCTGCTTTTAAACCAAAGGCTAATTTATTATTTGCTCCCATTGGTAAAGTATATGAGAAATCTGCATACGCATTTGTTTCTCTTACTGGTCCAACTTGATCACTAATAAGAGACAAACCTAAACCTACATTTTTACCAACTGGAGAATGAATTGCGAATGTTCCTGTTTTAGGAGCACCTTCTAATCCAACCCATTGACTTCTGTAAAGCATACCAATAGCAACTCCTTCATAAGAACCTGCATATGCTGGATTAACAACATTCATGTTATACATATACTGTGTGTACTGCGGATCTTGTTGTGCTTGCATTTGAACCACAAACAAGAAAGCGAGAATAATATATATTTTTTTCATTTTAATTAATTAGTTTATTAGTTTTCTCTATTTAAATATATCCAAGATGTTTTGGTCTTGTTTCCTTGGTACTCCATTAGATAGAAATAAGTTCCTACAGGAAGTTCATCTCCAGCATCAGACTGACCATGCCATTCATTTGTATAGTTTGTTTTTGAATATACTTTTACACCATGTCTGTTAAAAATTTCTAATCGACTTACTTCAAATCCTCTTAAATCGAAACTATCATTTTTATCATCATTGTTAGGAGATATACCTTGTGAGATAACACAGTTAATAGTTTCTACAAGTACTTCATTTGTTTCCACACAACCACTATTATCTGTAACCTCTACAACATAATTGTATGCACTTCCAGACATAGGTTCTGTAAAGATACTTTCATCTATTACAAATACGTTATCACCAACGGTGTTTGTTTGTAATAAAGTGTTCATATCATCATATAGCGCATAAGTTACAGTATTAGCATCATAACCGTTATTTAGTGGGTCAATAGTTAACTCATAAATAGCTCCGTTACAATCACCAGTTACGGTAAAGTCGAATACATCTGTAAGTAAGGTTAGATTTTCGATATTTGACATTGGACAAGCTCCTGCAGTTGTATACTCTATAGAGTATGTTGCTCCAGTTGTTCCATTAGTTACTTCCCCAGTCATGCTGTTAATCACAGCTCCATCACTTGGTGCTGGGTTGAAAGCAAATGTTCCACCTGTATCTCCATCTATTGTTACTGTTCCTCCTGTACAAGACGCTATCACTGTAAAGGAAGCATCTTCTTCTGGTAAAACAGTTACCGTTTCTATAGTAGTTTCTGGACAAACTCCAGACGTTGTATACGTTACCGTATAAGTAGTTCCTGGTAATCCAGTAACTGTTCCTGTTGCACCATCAATTACTGCTGTATCTGTTGGTACTGGGTTGAAAGCAAATGTTCCTCCTGTATCCCCATCTATAGTAGCTGTTGCTCCGTCACATGTTGCTGTCATTGTAAATGAAGCATCTTCTGATGGTAAAACAGTTATTGTTTGCATACTTGTTGCCGGACAAACACCAGACGTAGTATACTCTATAATATAGGTTGCTCCTGAGGTTCCTCCGGTTACAACTCCAGTGGTAGCATTAATTACTGCTCCATCTGTTGGTGCTGGCGCTTGGAAAGCAAAAGTTCCTCCTAGAGTTGTTACTGTATCTACAGTAGCTCCATCACAAGTATCTAACATTGTAAATGTGGCATCATCTGTAAGTAAAACAGTAACATCTGCTGTACTTGTATCTGGACATGCTCCAGTTGTTGTGTACTCTACGGTATATGTTGTTCCTGCAACACCAGCTGTTACTAAACCTGTTGCTGGATCAATTTGTGCACCATCTCCCGGTACTGGATTAAAAGTAAATATTCCACCTAGAGTACCAGTAATTGTAGCTGTACCTCCATCACATGTAGCATCCATAGCTATAGTAGCTTCATCTGCTTGATCTCCTAAAAAATTAACAACTATATCATCTGTAATTGTAGCAGTTCCTCCACTACAAAGTTCATAAGTAATTGCTGCAGTATATGTAGTTGTTTCTGTTGGTGAAACTGTAATTACTTCTTCATTACCTAAAGAAGTAGTACCATCAAACCATTCGAAGCTATAATTTGGATCCCCTTGAGAAGGTGTAAATCTCCAAAACTCATTAGTTGCTTCCCAAACACCCGTATTTCTTCCTGGTGGTACATAAGCAATATCACCTGCATTATTTTGAA is drawn from Lacinutrix sp. WUR7 and contains these coding sequences:
- a CDS encoding heavy-metal-associated domain-containing protein, which encodes MKQIKKIAAIAVITLAAFSCKNETKAEVVTVETAVETAKAELDPNATYAKAEFTIEGMTCAIGCARTIEKKLAKMEGVKSAKVDYDKKLAMVEYDNAKVTTTSLEETVTKVGDTYTVKEMKTVESFSGKKACDTDCKKACCANKTDAEKKACSKDCKKACCAGKAKA
- the gldD gene encoding gliding motility lipoprotein GldD; the encoded protein is MKQFLVLLIVIICFSCGKDATPKPEAKLRLEYPEANYSETNLKMPFSFEKNALATNVKTRKLGGDDSYGIDLEYPALKGTIYLTYKSINKSEEKLISYLRDAQNFTQEHTQKADEIFSDLFENPKNKVYGMFYEVGGNAASQSQFYVTDSTDHFLTGSLYFYAKPNFDSILPAASYLKKDIKHIMETITWK
- a CDS encoding gliding motility-associated protein GldE — protein: MDPEPTSFLLINLAIDFSIVSGFVLLFVLLLCSALISGAEVAFFSLTDSDIEEGLEQNLKPIKIISYLLEKPKKLLATILVANNFINIAIVILFAYLGNFIFESINSSAVKFVLEVVLVTFLILLFGEILPKVYAIRNKLKFATFMAYPIRFLDVVFSPISLPMRSVTIAINNKFAKQKSNLSVDQLSQALELASDEDTTKEEQKILQGIVSFGNTDTKQVMRPRIDIFALNVEQKYADVIPEIIKNGYSRIPVYQDNIDTVIGVLYVKDLLPFIDRKQLDWKTLLREPFFVPENKKLDDLMAEFQEKKVHLAVVVDEYGGTSGLISLEDIIEEIVGDISDEFDDEGLVYSKLDDKNYVFEGKTALKDFYKVIRLDEYVFFENNKGEAETVAGFVLEISRSFPKVNSKILFEDYIFTIEALDKKRITRVKVTLP
- a CDS encoding single-stranded DNA-binding protein — its product is MSGTLNKVMLIGHLGDEVKMHYFEGGGCVGRFPIATNETYTNKQTNERVTNTEWHNVVVRNKGAEICEKYLSKGDKVYIEGRIKTRKWQDESGNDRFSTEIQCTDFTFLTTKNESGVANSGQPQQQQQKPQVAQPSANQPKVEEGNDDLPF
- the mutY gene encoding A/G-specific adenine glycosylase, which gives rise to MTINKTLTDWYSVNKRDLPWRRTTNPYFIWLSEIILQQTKVEQGLPYYEAFVTNFPTIFDLASANESDILKLWQGLGYYSRARNLHATAKHIVEELDGAFPNNYKDLLKLKGVGDYTASAIASICFNEVCAVVDGNVYRAFSRYFGIATPINSSQGQKEFKALAQKLIDKEDPAEFNQAIMEFGARQCKPKNPDCTICPLQNSCMALQKNLITELPVKKKSLKPKKKHFNFLVLVSEDGKTILEKREGKGIWQNLYQFPLIESNEVMDFSAMSLQLKKHDVINGSSYNLSLYNEEAIIHKLSHQHLHTKFWIIEIDALASKGVSISKIKEFPVPVLLSNFIEIFNF
- a CDS encoding HU family DNA-binding protein — encoded protein: MTKADLVAKISEKLGIEKGDVQATVETFMEEVKTSLEGGDNVYLRGFGSFIIKTRAEKTGRNISKNTTIKIPAHNIPAFKPAKVFVEGVKTNVDVK
- a CDS encoding ribonuclease E/G — protein: MDKELIIRSSSNHVDFALLKDGKLIELQKDEDSNDFSVGDVFIAKTRKAVPGLNAAFVNVGYEKDAFLHYHDLGPKLPSLLKFTKSVSTGKLNDFSLKNFPFEKDIDKNGSIANVIKSNQSLLVQIVKEPISTKGPRISSELSIAGRYIVLVPFSDRISISQKIESKEEKERLKRLVKSITPKGFGVIIRTVAEGKKVAELDKDLQNLMGRWTAMCKKLHKAKHPSKVLGEMNKASSILRDIFNDSFTGIHVDDEALYMQIKDYVQLIAPKKESIVKLYQSNVPIFEKFGVERQIKTSFGKTVSMAKGAYLVIEHTEALHVVDVNSGNRSNKANSQEDTALEVNLIAATEMARQLRLRDMGGIIVVDFIDLNTAEHRKKLFNHLRDEMKDDRAKHKILPPSKFGLIQITRQRVRPEMNIKTREDNPDGINGVEVEAPINIVPKIKHDMEQLFKKDYTKVTLNTHPFIAAFLTKGFPSIRSKWFFEHKKWVKILPRDAYTYLEYHFFDKDDKQIK
- a CDS encoding OmpA family protein, whose translation is MKNIKIYITLLLLSSLSLTAQNKSTSTADKHFSRFDFNKAIESYQKLVEKGNADEYVYKRLAESNFNIFNTVEAEKWYAKALETSQDPETMINYVQMLKANGKYDKSNQWMTKFASMRPADVRAIAFNENPDYLPKILEKGKKFNVQNLEINSEVSDFGGTLKNGKLYITSARNNARREYGWNEQPFLDLYEFTVEDDGTYQNESLLGNDINTKYHEGVVAFSPDGNTMYFSRESFYEKQYQKDSLSNTRFSVLNLFKATKSGSDWSNVQPLPFNSNNYNTDHPSVSADGKTLYFTSDMPGGFGQGDIYKTTINSDGSFGEAKNLGQKINTEGREMFPFISDNGTLYLSSDGHLGLGGLDVFYTKEIDGKMSKIRNVGLPVNSNADDFAFSIDEESGEGFISSNREGGKGSDDIYAIKKLQPLCDVEITATVTDNKTGEILVGAMATLYDAKGNKIASKPTNAEGSAEFIIECDTETELEVTMDEYESNRLSIKGTDEEELAVAIALDPIEKLIVADRVELDPIYFDFDKSNITARAAFELDKLVQIMNKYPDMVINAKSHTDSRGPSSYNERLSNRRAQTTVQYVISKGIDAARISGVGKGESEPAVNCGTGCTEEEHQLNRRSEFIIVSGGPNNQ
- a CDS encoding type IX secretion system membrane protein PorP/SprF, producing the protein MKKIYIILAFLFVVQMQAQQDPQYTQYMYNMNVVNPAYAGSYEGVAIGMLYRSQWVGLEGAPKTGTFAIHSPVGKNVGLGLSLISDQVGPVRETNAYADFSYTLPMGANNKLAFGLKAGATFHDIGLSDLVLTDADDDLFQDINEVTPNIGAGVYFYKPNKYYISASMPNILNATHLDANGLNIGSETQHLFAAAGYVFNLSENFKLKPHALLKTAFDAPTSFDVNANVFMYDIVEVGVGYRLEDSFSGMINFMVTPRLRIGYAYDAIQSDLNYTTSSSHEVFINFDIAFPKRVSRSPRYF